A DNA window from Parabacteroides johnsonii DSM 18315 contains the following coding sequences:
- a CDS encoding TM2 domain-containing protein — MEADKVDKFLLANESKFPEYEIPIHQLLNFTPEQELILETTRFKRPGMILLVSIFFGTLGIDRFLTGDIVKGIIKLLTGGGLGIWWLADWFMITGVAKRKNMEKLNQIINI, encoded by the coding sequence ATGGAAGCAGATAAAGTCGATAAATTCCTTTTGGCTAATGAAAGTAAATTTCCTGAATATGAAATTCCTATCCATCAGCTGTTAAACTTCACTCCCGAACAGGAGCTCATCTTGGAAACAACCCGTTTCAAACGACCGGGCATGATATTACTCGTTTCCATCTTCTTCGGAACACTGGGAATCGACCGTTTTCTTACCGGAGATATCGTAAAAGGAATCATCAAACTCCTTACCGGCGGCGGACTGGGTATTTGGTGGCTTGCCGACTGGTTTATGATAACCGGAGTAGCGAAAAGAAAAAACATGGAGAAGCTAAATCAGATAATCAATATCTAA
- a CDS encoding riboflavin synthase, with protein MFSGIVEEAAQVVALNADQGNLHITMKCSFVNELKIDQSVAHNGVCLTVVSLTDDTYTVTAIQETLDRSNLGLLKVGDLVNLERSMMMNGRLDGHIVQGHVDQTAVCKDVRETNGSWYYTFEYPFDKEMAQQGYITVEKGSVCVNGVSLTVCNSKQNSFQVAIIPYTHDNTNFCQIEKGTVVNLEFDIVGKYISKMMQFK; from the coding sequence ATGTTCTCAGGAATTGTAGAAGAAGCTGCTCAGGTAGTTGCGTTGAACGCGGATCAGGGAAATCTGCACATCACAATGAAATGTTCGTTTGTAAATGAACTGAAAATCGATCAGAGTGTGGCACATAACGGCGTATGCCTTACGGTAGTAAGTCTGACCGACGATACATATACGGTGACGGCTATTCAGGAAACGCTGGATCGTTCGAATCTAGGATTACTGAAAGTGGGTGACCTGGTGAACCTCGAAAGAAGCATGATGATGAACGGCCGCTTGGACGGACATATCGTGCAGGGCCATGTAGACCAAACCGCTGTTTGCAAGGATGTACGCGAAACCAATGGAAGCTGGTATTATACGTTCGAATATCCGTTCGACAAGGAAATGGCGCAGCAGGGATATATAACTGTCGAGAAAGGTTCGGTTTGTGTTAACGGTGTGAGCCTGACCGTCTGCAATTCGAAGCAGAACAGTTTCCAGGTGGCGATCATTCCGTATACGCATGACAACACCAACTTCTGCCAGATCGAAAAAGGTACGGTGGTCAATCTGGAGTTCGACATTGTCGGTAAGTATATCAGTAAAATGATGCAGTTCAAATGA
- a CDS encoding nitroreductase family protein — MKDFLSLASRRQSDRAFDPQRPVEKEKLQRILEAACIAPSACNSQPWHFIVVDDPELKNRVADATSNRVLGMNHFTKQAPVHILVVEEKPNLTAGIGSWIKDKNFSHLDIGITAAHLVLAAEDEGLGSCIVGWFDETKVRKLLDIPSGKRILLDIVIGYSTQPDRPKKRKDPKEVISYNRY; from the coding sequence ATGAAAGATTTCCTTTCTTTAGCAAGCCGGCGCCAAAGTGACCGGGCTTTTGATCCGCAGCGTCCGGTGGAGAAGGAGAAATTGCAGCGTATTTTGGAGGCGGCGTGTATCGCGCCGTCTGCCTGCAATTCGCAACCCTGGCATTTTATCGTAGTAGATGATCCCGAGCTGAAGAATCGGGTGGCGGACGCAACTTCGAACCGCGTCCTGGGGATGAACCATTTCACCAAACAGGCGCCCGTACATATCTTGGTCGTAGAAGAAAAGCCGAATCTGACAGCCGGCATTGGCTCATGGATCAAGGATAAGAATTTTTCCCATCTGGATATCGGCATAACGGCCGCCCATCTTGTGTTGGCTGCTGAAGACGAAGGGTTGGGTAGTTGCATTGTCGGTTGGTTCGATGAAACGAAAGTTCGTAAACTATTGGATATTCCCTCCGGCAAACGCATCTTGTTGGACATTGTCATCGGCTATTCCACTCAACCGGACAGACCTAAGAAACGCAAAGATCCGAAAGAAGTGATTAGCTATAATCGGTATTGA
- a CDS encoding basic secretory protein-like protein, with translation MKINILISISLLLCSCQAKLPVNVPELSDGNPTTCFVGTEGVNKVIFDEQYTVPIQSYKIYSSGETPAHDPFAWTLKGSYDGKKWVVVDERKDQMFCSRYQEILCPITQPSNYKQYRLEASTATGDTLVLGDVLFFDTNLNANWEDFKYPEIDYEVIDPETKGAAIYAGLVQNPDEYIRYHARKVAEILFYSAKDTMNDVQKVHYTLKDYDGVSAKSGNPANTSIVYSTQHIEKSANESLYKLDFETRGVLYHELVHAYQFEPKGIGSYSTNKTFWACIEGLADAVRAQAGYFDMSTRKPGGNWMDGYRTTGFFIQWLTTKDPDAIRKFHETVRDLDEWSFDKAIKRMFGEDASIEGLWNEYQAFLSK, from the coding sequence ATGAAAATAAATATATTAATATCGATAAGTTTATTATTGTGTTCTTGTCAGGCAAAATTACCGGTGAATGTTCCTGAATTGTCAGATGGGAATCCGACAACCTGTTTCGTGGGAACGGAAGGGGTAAATAAAGTGATTTTTGATGAACAATATACTGTTCCTATCCAAAGTTATAAAATCTATTCGTCCGGCGAGACACCTGCACATGATCCGTTTGCCTGGACATTGAAAGGTTCTTATGATGGAAAAAAATGGGTAGTTGTGGATGAACGGAAAGATCAGATGTTCTGTTCCCGCTATCAGGAAATTCTTTGTCCGATAACCCAACCTTCCAACTATAAACAATATAGGCTGGAAGCCAGTACGGCTACCGGTGATACACTGGTACTGGGTGATGTCTTGTTCTTTGACACCAATTTGAATGCCAATTGGGAGGATTTCAAATATCCGGAAATCGATTACGAAGTGATTGATCCGGAAACTAAAGGGGCAGCCATTTATGCGGGGCTTGTCCAGAATCCGGACGAATACATACGTTATCATGCTCGTAAGGTTGCCGAAATTCTTTTCTATTCGGCTAAAGATACGATGAATGATGTTCAAAAGGTCCATTATACTTTGAAAGATTATGATGGAGTTTCAGCCAAGAGCGGTAATCCGGCCAATACCTCGATTGTTTACAGCACACAGCATATAGAGAAGTCGGCAAACGAATCTCTTTACAAGCTCGACTTCGAAACACGTGGCGTTCTGTACCACGAATTGGTACACGCTTACCAGTTCGAACCGAAAGGAATTGGTTCCTACTCGACTAACAAGACATTCTGGGCTTGTATCGAAGGGCTGGCGGATGCAGTCCGTGCCCAGGCCGGATATTTCGATATGAGTACCCGCAAACCGGGTGGTAACTGGATGGACGGTTATCGTACGACCGGCTTTTTTATCCAATGGTTGACAACCAAAGATCCGGATGCTATCCGCAAGTTCCATGAAACGGTTCGCGACCTCGACGAATGGAGTTTCGACAAGGCTATCAAGCGTATGTTTGGCGAAGATGCCAGCATTGAAGGGTTGTGGAACGAGTATCAAGCCTTTTTATCAAAATAA
- a CDS encoding diphosphate--fructose-6-phosphate 1-phosphotransferase has product MTKSALQIARAAYLPKVPAALKGAVKAVDGEYTESVADQEDIKKLFPNTYGMPVVTFEKSNEKKELPAMNVGVILSGGQAPGGHNVIAGLFDGIKANNAASRLYGFILGPGGLIDHKYMELTADIIDEYRNTGGFDMIGSGRTKLETKEQFDKGLEILKELDIKALVIIGGDDSNTNACVLAEYYKAINAGVQVIGCPKTIDGDLKNEQIETSFGFDTACKVYSEVIGNIQRDCNSAQKYWHFIKLMGRSASHIALECALQTQPNICIISEEVEEKNMSLDDIVTYIAGIVAKRAEAGNNFGTVLIPEGLIEFVPAMKRLIAELNDFLAKHDAEFKMIKKSEQRAYIISKLTKENSDLYASLPEGVARQLSLDRDPHGNVQVSLIETEKLLSEMVGKKLAEWKAEGKYVGKFAAQHHFFGYEGRCAAPSNYDADYCYSLGYTASCLIAAGKTGYMSSVRNTTAPADQWIAGGIPVTMMMNMEKRHGEMKPVIQKALVKLDGAPFKKFAANRDEWAMTTSYVYPGPIQYFGPTEVCDEPTKTLQLEQAK; this is encoded by the coding sequence ATGACAAAGAGCGCATTACAAATTGCAAGAGCAGCTTACCTGCCTAAGGTTCCCGCTGCATTGAAAGGTGCTGTAAAAGCCGTTGATGGCGAGTATACAGAATCAGTAGCCGATCAGGAAGATATCAAGAAACTATTCCCGAACACGTACGGGATGCCTGTAGTTACTTTCGAAAAAAGTAACGAAAAGAAAGAGCTGCCGGCAATGAACGTCGGTGTGATTCTTTCCGGTGGTCAGGCTCCTGGTGGTCATAACGTGATTGCAGGTCTGTTCGACGGTATCAAGGCTAATAACGCAGCTTCTCGTCTGTATGGCTTTATCTTGGGACCTGGTGGTCTGATCGATCATAAATATATGGAACTGACGGCTGATATTATCGACGAATACCGTAACACAGGTGGTTTCGATATGATCGGTTCAGGTCGTACCAAACTGGAAACAAAAGAACAGTTCGACAAGGGATTGGAAATCCTGAAAGAGTTGGATATCAAGGCACTGGTTATCATCGGTGGTGACGATTCCAACACAAATGCTTGCGTATTGGCTGAATACTACAAGGCTATCAACGCGGGTGTACAGGTAATCGGTTGCCCGAAGACAATCGACGGTGACTTGAAGAACGAACAGATTGAAACTTCTTTCGGTTTCGATACTGCTTGTAAGGTCTATTCTGAAGTAATCGGTAACATCCAGCGCGACTGTAACTCTGCTCAGAAATACTGGCACTTCATCAAATTGATGGGCCGTTCAGCTTCTCATATCGCATTGGAATGCGCTTTGCAGACTCAGCCGAATATCTGTATCATCTCCGAAGAAGTAGAAGAAAAGAACATGTCATTGGATGACATTGTTACTTATATCGCCGGTATCGTTGCCAAACGTGCAGAAGCTGGCAACAACTTCGGTACTGTATTGATTCCGGAAGGTCTGATCGAATTCGTTCCGGCTATGAAACGCCTGATCGCTGAGCTGAACGACTTCCTGGCTAAACACGATGCCGAATTCAAGATGATCAAGAAGAGCGAACAGCGTGCTTATATCATCAGCAAGCTGACAAAAGAAAACTCCGACTTATATGCTTCTCTGCCGGAAGGTGTGGCACGTCAGTTGTCTTTGGATCGCGACCCACACGGAAACGTACAGGTTTCTCTGATCGAAACAGAAAAATTGCTGTCGGAAATGGTTGGCAAGAAGTTGGCTGAATGGAAGGCCGAAGGCAAATATGTCGGCAAGTTCGCTGCACAGCACCACTTCTTCGGGTACGAAGGCCGTTGTGCTGCTCCGTCCAACTACGATGCAGACTACTGCTATTCTCTGGGTTATACGGCTTCTTGCCTGATCGCTGCCGGCAAGACTGGTTATATGTCTTCCGTACGCAACACGACTGCTCCGGCTGACCAGTGGATCGCTGGTGGTATCCCCGTAACCATGATGATGAACATGGAAAAACGTCATGGAGAAATGAAACCGGTTATCCAGAAAGCTCTGGTTAAGCTCGACGGTGCTCCTTTCAAGAAGTTCGCTGCTAACCGTGACGAATGGGCAATGACGACAAGCTATGTTTATCCTGGCCCTATCCAGTATTTTGGTCCGACTGAAGTTTGCGACGAACCGACCAAGACATTGCAGTTGGAACAAGCTAAATAA
- a CDS encoding GH92 family glycosyl hydrolase, with product MKKTILLFSALLTFGNLSAQDKTALVNPIIGTNGMGHTFPGACVPFGLVQLSPDTDTIPHNVDGKYQPRAYEYCAGYQHKDSSIVGFSHTHFSGTGHSDLGDILIMPVTGELKLNPGTATNPDGGYRSRFSHDTEISRPGYYEVMLADYGIKAQLTTTKRVGVHKYTFPKEAKNQRVILDMIHGIYNYDGKVLWTNIRVENDTLVTGYRITNGWARTNYTYFAMSFSKPVVHYGCEEKAKVNYRGGYGKFNMKENFPDIGGRKIVAYFDFDPAISEDLEVKVALSGVSTDGALKNLRTEASGYSFDQLAARAGETWNKELSVIEANGTDDQLAMLYTSLYHTMINPCVYTDVDGQYRGLDHNIHKADDFTNYTVFSVWDTYRALHPLFNIINRQVNTDIARSMLKHCEQSVHKALPIWSHMANENWCMIGYHSVSVLADAVAKGLPLDKEEVLKAMVSSSTIPYLDGTGEYMEKGYVALDHNGSAASLTLEYAYDDWTIYHTALLAGNRSVADTYKKRAVNYENVFDTNIGYARPRYADGRWKENFNLLSTHGEGFIEGNALNYSFYVPQDVNNMIRLMGGEKSFVSKLDSLFTMHLPAEFFAQTEDVTEEGLLGGYVHGNEPSHHIPFLYAWTSQPWKTQYWQREIMNKMYRNNIDGLCGNDDCGQMSAWYILSSMGFYPVCPGTDQYVLGAPYLPYIKVALENGKTFEVKADKVSDKNRYVKSVKLNGKPYTKGFITQQDIMDGGTLTFEMTSSPNKKRVFNGTDKPYSLSSN from the coding sequence ATGAAGAAGACTATTCTTTTATTTTCTGCATTGCTGACTTTTGGGAACTTGTCCGCCCAGGATAAGACTGCATTGGTGAATCCGATTATCGGGACGAACGGGATGGGACATACGTTTCCGGGGGCTTGCGTGCCTTTCGGACTGGTTCAGTTGAGTCCGGATACGGATACGATCCCTCATAACGTGGATGGTAAATATCAGCCGCGTGCCTATGAATATTGTGCTGGCTATCAGCATAAGGATAGCAGTATCGTTGGGTTCAGCCATACGCATTTTAGCGGAACCGGACATTCCGACCTCGGCGATATCTTGATTATGCCGGTTACCGGCGAATTGAAACTGAATCCCGGAACGGCAACTAACCCGGATGGCGGCTACCGTTCGCGTTTCTCGCATGATACGGAAATATCCCGTCCCGGCTATTATGAAGTGATGTTGGCCGACTACGGAATAAAAGCACAACTGACGACAACCAAGCGGGTTGGCGTGCATAAATATACGTTCCCGAAAGAAGCCAAAAACCAGCGGGTTATCTTAGATATGATTCATGGTATATATAATTACGACGGAAAAGTTCTTTGGACGAATATCCGGGTTGAAAATGATACGCTGGTTACGGGCTATCGTATCACGAACGGATGGGCGCGTACCAACTATACTTACTTTGCCATGTCTTTCTCCAAACCGGTTGTTCATTACGGATGTGAGGAAAAAGCAAAAGTCAATTACCGGGGTGGGTACGGCAAATTCAATATGAAAGAAAATTTCCCTGATATAGGTGGACGTAAGATCGTTGCTTATTTTGATTTCGATCCGGCGATTTCCGAGGATTTGGAAGTGAAAGTCGCCCTTTCGGGTGTCAGCACTGATGGCGCTTTGAAGAATTTGCGGACTGAAGCCTCTGGCTATAGTTTCGACCAGTTGGCGGCTCGTGCCGGTGAAACCTGGAATAAGGAATTGTCTGTTATCGAAGCCAACGGTACGGACGACCAGTTGGCGATGTTATACACTTCTTTGTATCACACCATGATCAATCCTTGCGTCTATACGGATGTGGATGGACAGTATCGTGGGTTGGATCATAATATCCATAAGGCGGATGATTTCACAAACTATACGGTTTTTTCTGTTTGGGACACCTATCGTGCTTTGCATCCGTTGTTCAACATCATTAACCGTCAGGTAAATACGGATATCGCCCGCTCCATGCTGAAGCATTGCGAGCAAAGCGTGCATAAAGCCTTGCCTATCTGGAGTCATATGGCGAATGAAAACTGGTGCATGATCGGATATCATTCCGTTTCCGTTTTGGCCGACGCCGTGGCGAAAGGTCTTCCGTTGGACAAGGAAGAAGTTTTGAAAGCGATGGTGAGCAGTTCTACGATTCCTTACTTAGACGGAACCGGCGAGTATATGGAAAAAGGGTATGTCGCTCTCGACCATAACGGCAGCGCCGCTTCCCTGACATTGGAATATGCGTATGATGATTGGACCATCTACCATACGGCTCTTTTGGCCGGCAACCGTTCTGTTGCTGATACCTATAAAAAACGTGCGGTCAATTATGAGAATGTTTTCGATACGAATATCGGTTATGCCCGTCCCCGTTATGCCGACGGACGTTGGAAAGAGAATTTCAATTTACTGAGTACGCATGGTGAGGGTTTTATCGAAGGAAATGCTTTGAACTATTCTTTCTATGTGCCGCAGGATGTGAACAATATGATTCGCCTGATGGGAGGGGAGAAGTCCTTTGTTTCTAAGCTCGATTCCCTGTTTACGATGCATCTGCCTGCCGAGTTTTTCGCCCAGACAGAAGATGTGACGGAGGAAGGCTTGCTGGGTGGCTATGTGCATGGCAATGAACCGAGCCATCATATTCCGTTCCTGTATGCCTGGACCTCGCAACCCTGGAAAACGCAATACTGGCAGCGTGAAATCATGAATAAGATGTACCGCAATAATATCGACGGCTTGTGCGGTAACGACGACTGCGGACAAATGTCTGCTTGGTATATCTTGTCTTCGATGGGGTTCTATCCGGTTTGTCCGGGAACGGATCAGTATGTGTTGGGAGCTCCTTACTTGCCTTATATAAAGGTAGCGCTGGAGAACGGCAAGACATTCGAGGTAAAGGCTGACAAGGTGAGCGACAAAAACCGCTATGTCAAGTCGGTCAAGTTGAATGGTAAACCCTATACGAAAGGGTTCATTACGCAGCAGGACATTATGGACGGCGGTACGCTGACGTTCGAAATGACCTCTTCTCCTAATAAAAAACGTGTTTTTAACGGGACAGACAAACCCTATTCTTTGTCTTCAAATTAA
- a CDS encoding GH92 family glycosyl hydrolase codes for MKKLFILAITLCSSLFTVDAADKKDLVDYVNPLVGSQSKLSLSTGNTYPAIAMPWGMNFWMPQTGKMGDGWAYTYDADKIRGFKQTHQPSPWINDYGQFAIMPVTGKVVFNQDKRASWFSHKAEVAKPNYYRVYLADHDVVTEITPTERAAMFRFTFPESDNSYVIVDAFDRGSYIKIVPEENKIIGYTTRNSGGVPQNFRNYFVVVFDKPFTYKATVGDDEIRKGETEAKENHTGAIIGFSTRKGEIVHARVASSFISPEQAELNLKELGGRSFDEIAEAGRQVWNETLGRITVEDGDVDKLRTFYSCLYRSLLFPRSFYELDANGKVVHYSPYNGEVLPGYMFTDTGFWDTFRCLFPFLNLMYPDMNTKMQEGLANTYKESGFLPEWASPGHRGCMVGNNSASVVADAYLKGLRGYDIETLWEAVVHGANSVHPKVKSTGRLGYEYYNELGYVPYNVKINESAARTLEYAYDDWAIYKLGKALGKPESEIAIFAKHAMNYKNLFDPETKLMRGRNEDGSFQSPFNPLKWGDAFTEGNSWHYTWSVFHDPQGLINLMGGKTGFNAMMDSVFNVPPLFDDSYYGGVIHEIREMQIMNMGNYAHGNQPIQHMIYLYNYSGEPWKAQYWVREVMDKLYFATPDGYCGDEDNGQTSAWYVFSALGFYPVCPGTDQYVLGSPLFKSVTLNLENGKKVVIKANNNGEANRYISSMKVNGKNYTKNYLTHGDLMRGMNILYNMSVTPNKSRGTQDSDAPYSFSNELGK; via the coding sequence ATGAAGAAATTATTTATTTTAGCGATTACGCTTTGCAGCAGCCTCTTTACGGTGGATGCGGCCGACAAAAAGGACCTGGTGGATTACGTGAATCCGCTGGTCGGAAGCCAGTCGAAACTTTCTCTCTCGACAGGTAATACTTATCCGGCGATTGCCATGCCTTGGGGAATGAATTTCTGGATGCCACAGACCGGAAAGATGGGAGATGGCTGGGCGTACACATACGACGCGGACAAAATCCGGGGTTTCAAGCAGACTCACCAGCCCAGTCCGTGGATCAACGATTACGGACAGTTTGCCATCATGCCGGTTACTGGTAAAGTGGTGTTTAACCAGGATAAACGTGCCAGTTGGTTCTCTCATAAGGCAGAAGTGGCAAAACCTAATTATTACCGGGTGTATCTGGCTGACCATGACGTTGTGACGGAAATCACTCCGACGGAACGTGCCGCCATGTTCCGCTTTACTTTCCCCGAATCGGACAACTCGTATGTGATTGTCGATGCTTTTGATCGTGGTTCATATATCAAGATCGTTCCGGAAGAAAATAAGATCATCGGCTATACGACTCGTAACAGCGGAGGGGTTCCTCAGAACTTCCGTAACTATTTCGTTGTCGTGTTCGACAAGCCTTTTACTTATAAGGCAACTGTCGGCGACGATGAGATCCGCAAAGGTGAAACCGAAGCGAAAGAAAATCATACCGGTGCCATTATCGGTTTTTCCACCCGTAAAGGTGAGATTGTTCATGCTCGCGTAGCTTCTTCTTTTATCAGCCCTGAACAGGCTGAACTGAACCTGAAAGAATTGGGCGGCCGTTCGTTTGACGAAATAGCTGAGGCGGGCCGTCAGGTGTGGAATGAAACTTTAGGACGTATCACCGTGGAAGATGGCGATGTGGACAAATTGCGTACGTTCTATTCCTGTCTGTACCGTTCGCTGCTGTTTCCGCGCAGCTTCTACGAATTGGATGCTAATGGAAAAGTGGTGCACTACAGTCCGTATAACGGAGAAGTTCTGCCGGGTTATATGTTCACCGATACCGGTTTTTGGGATACTTTCCGTTGCTTGTTCCCGTTCCTGAACCTGATGTATCCGGATATGAATACGAAGATGCAGGAGGGCCTTGCCAATACATATAAGGAAAGTGGTTTCCTGCCGGAATGGGCAAGTCCGGGACATCGTGGTTGCATGGTCGGTAATAATTCGGCTTCCGTTGTGGCGGATGCTTACCTGAAAGGACTTCGCGGATATGATATCGAGACGCTTTGGGAGGCTGTCGTTCATGGAGCTAACAGCGTACACCCGAAAGTGAAATCGACCGGACGTTTGGGCTATGAATATTACAATGAATTGGGCTATGTGCCTTATAACGTGAAAATCAATGAAAGTGCTGCCCGTACGTTGGAATATGCTTATGACGACTGGGCCATTTATAAATTAGGGAAGGCTTTAGGCAAACCGGAATCCGAAATTGCTATTTTCGCGAAACATGCGATGAATTATAAGAACCTGTTCGATCCTGAGACCAAGTTGATGCGTGGCCGCAACGAGGATGGTTCGTTCCAGTCTCCGTTCAATCCGCTGAAATGGGGAGATGCTTTTACGGAAGGCAACAGCTGGCATTATACCTGGTCGGTTTTCCATGACCCGCAGGGACTGATCAACTTGATGGGAGGAAAGACCGGTTTCAATGCCATGATGGATTCCGTATTTAATGTGCCGCCTTTGTTTGATGACAGCTATTACGGTGGTGTGATCCATGAAATCCGCGAAATGCAGATTATGAATATGGGGAATTATGCGCATGGCAACCAGCCGATCCAGCATATGATCTACTTGTATAACTATTCCGGTGAACCCTGGAAAGCGCAATATTGGGTGCGTGAAGTGATGGATAAGCTTTATTTCGCGACTCCCGATGGCTATTGTGGGGATGAGGATAACGGGCAGACTTCGGCCTGGTATGTTTTCTCGGCTCTCGGCTTCTATCCGGTTTGTCCGGGTACGGACCAGTACGTCTTGGGATCTCCTCTGTTTAAAAGTGTGACGTTGAATCTGGAAAATGGCAAGAAGGTTGTGATCAAGGCCAATAATAACGGTGAGGCGAACCGTTACATCTCGTCTATGAAAGTGAATGGCAAGAATTATACGAAGAATTATCTGACACATGGCGATCTGATGCGTGGCATGAACATTCTTTATAATATGTCGGTCACCCCGAACAAGAGCCGGGGTACACAGGACAGTGACGCTCCTTACTCATTCTCCAATGAATTGGGAAAATAA
- a CDS encoding MATE family efflux transporter, whose protein sequence is MDKRKGNTDLTEGKVWKVIIRFALPLLIGNLLQQFYNITDSIIVGQFLGKEALAAVSASFFIYYFIISFVIGVGSGTTVVISQLFGAKQYQKVQLAFSSFFIFMLVGGVILSIAGIIFAEPVFRLTNTPEEVIPQAVSYFRIYIGGTFLFVTFNSIISILRGVGESVRPMLFILITTVLNIAFDLLFILVFKWGIEGAARATVISQGIGMCIALAYVNNTHPLLSIKKQDMLFDWKLFKESLKIGLPTSVQQCAIALGLIALLGIVNSFGTNTLTAYGAAGKIDTIITQAILTLSGALAAFCGQNIGAGKLDRVKRGVRFTMYTNIVLGLLTFAAVYLFGDEMMKVFTKDADVVAIGKEYLLIIGGFFIIHGALNVYNGALRGAGDTLFPMITSLVCLWLIRIPLAYYLSSWLGRSGIWWAIGISITIGLLVTFVYYKMGVWKRKRKIYDL, encoded by the coding sequence ATGGATAAAAGAAAAGGGAATACGGATCTGACGGAGGGAAAAGTATGGAAAGTGATCATTCGCTTTGCATTACCGCTGCTGATCGGGAATCTGCTGCAACAGTTCTATAACATAACGGACAGCATTATTGTCGGACAGTTCCTGGGAAAAGAGGCATTGGCGGCGGTATCGGCATCTTTCTTCATCTATTACTTCATTATCTCGTTCGTGATCGGTGTCGGAAGCGGGACTACAGTGGTTATTTCACAACTTTTCGGGGCTAAACAGTATCAAAAGGTACAACTTGCTTTTTCATCTTTCTTCATATTTATGTTAGTCGGAGGCGTGATATTATCCATTGCAGGGATTATTTTTGCCGAACCGGTTTTCCGCCTGACCAATACGCCTGAAGAGGTTATCCCGCAAGCGGTGTCCTATTTCCGCATTTACATAGGAGGAACATTCCTGTTCGTAACCTTCAACAGCATCATTTCGATTTTACGAGGTGTGGGCGAGTCTGTACGCCCAATGCTGTTCATCCTGATTACGACTGTCTTGAACATTGCGTTCGACCTGCTTTTCATACTCGTGTTCAAATGGGGTATCGAGGGGGCTGCACGGGCGACTGTCATTTCACAGGGGATCGGCATGTGTATCGCTTTAGCGTATGTAAACAACACGCACCCCTTGCTGTCCATCAAAAAGCAAGATATGCTATTCGACTGGAAACTGTTCAAAGAGAGTCTGAAAATCGGACTACCGACAAGCGTACAGCAATGCGCGATCGCCCTCGGGCTGATAGCACTGCTGGGGATCGTGAACAGTTTCGGGACCAATACACTGACAGCTTACGGGGCTGCCGGAAAAATAGACACGATCATCACCCAGGCCATCCTCACCTTATCGGGGGCGCTGGCGGCTTTCTGCGGACAAAACATCGGAGCCGGGAAACTGGACCGGGTAAAAAGGGGAGTACGATTTACGATGTATACGAATATAGTCCTGGGACTATTGACTTTTGCCGCCGTCTATCTGTTCGGTGACGAGATGATGAAAGTTTTCACGAAAGACGCGGATGTCGTGGCGATCGGAAAGGAATATTTGCTGATTATCGGCGGTTTCTTCATCATACACGGGGCACTGAATGTGTACAACGGGGCACTCAGGGGAGCTGGAGACACTTTGTTCCCAATGATAACCAGCCTGGTCTGCCTCTGGCTGATCCGTATCCCCCTCGCCTATTATCTCAGTTCCTGGCTGGGACGTAGCGGTATCTGGTGGGCGATCGGTATCAGCATCACAATCGGGTTGCTCGTGACCTTCGTTTATTATAAGATGGGGGTTTGGAAGAGAAAAAGGAAGATTTATGATTTATGA